One window of the Desulfuromonas acetexigens genome contains the following:
- a CDS encoding bacteriohemerythrin has protein sequence MSLMYWTPEIAVGSELIDDQHRSLIERVNQLVAAIEKGREEEEIARLFDFLKEYTQDHFAAEERLMGESGYPERERHAAEHQAFCAKIADLERRMAAEGMTAVLKRDFDETIIDWLFEHICQIDRALGKYLSA, from the coding sequence ATGAGTCTCATGTACTGGACCCCGGAAATCGCCGTCGGCAGCGAACTGATCGACGACCAGCACCGCAGCCTGATCGAGCGGGTCAACCAGCTGGTCGCGGCCATCGAGAAAGGGCGGGAGGAAGAGGAAATCGCCCGGCTTTTCGACTTCCTCAAGGAATACACCCAGGATCACTTTGCCGCCGAAGAACGGCTGATGGGCGAATCGGGCTATCCCGAGCGGGAACGCCATGCCGCCGAACATCAGGCTTTTTGCGCCAAGATCGCCGATCTCGAAAGGCGCATGGCTGCCGAGGGGATGACCGCGGTATTGAAACGGGACTTCGACGAAACCATCATCGACTGGCTCTTCGAACACATCTGCCAGATCGACCGCGCCCTGGGCAAATACCTCAGCGCCTGA
- a CDS encoding sensor histidine kinase, with product MRLSALSIRGKLTLANLAPLLAVLLLVSFAASWLLEAWVVGEAQKQVRLDLSAAREILRHEEERVGDLVRLTAGSAGLVEAFRRGDLERLAEELAAIRTRQGLDLLTLSDARGRLLIRGAAEPSAAVAHPAPLSPPAARALRDGAYSGVVLLDNEALTREGGRLAERARVVGVDGGEERRGMLLLGGAPVRAASGELLGGLYGGVLLNGNLPLVDRIRDIVYGAESAEGEAPGSATLFVGDLRVATTVRLPGGERAVGTRVSAEVARAVLREGQSWLARAQVLDRWYLTAYEPIFDPQRQIIGALYVGLLEAPFDRLKNLAHASLFGLLLVGGGLGYLFSRQIADHLSRPVLRLAESAERVAAGERDIRLPVAGEDEIGHLTAAFNRMTAALRQRDEDLGNLTRDLEDQVAHRTAELEEKSLALIKAQEELLRSEKLAAIGSLAAGVAHEINNPAAIMRGNVEILLMEIPPGAEGREEAEEILKQTERVSLITANLLAFAREQAIHPAPVDIPSLIEEILAQVSHQAPLAGVRIERRLPTDLPPVMGDGERLRQVFTNIVLNAVQAMDGRGELSLEGRNEGGFVTVTVRDSGCGIAPELREKIFNPFFTTKKRGTGLGLSISYGIVKAHGGDISVESAEGRGSGFHIRLPLAG from the coding sequence ATGAGGTTAAGTGCCCTCTCCATTCGCGGCAAACTCACCCTGGCGAATTTGGCGCCGCTGCTGGCGGTGCTGCTTCTCGTCTCCTTCGCCGCTTCCTGGTTGCTTGAGGCCTGGGTGGTCGGCGAGGCGCAGAAACAGGTACGCCTCGATTTGAGCGCGGCCCGGGAAATCCTCCGTCACGAAGAGGAGCGGGTCGGGGATCTGGTGCGCCTCACCGCCGGTTCCGCCGGGCTGGTCGAGGCTTTCCGCCGGGGGGATCTGGAGCGCCTCGCCGAGGAGCTGGCGGCCATCCGTACCCGTCAGGGCCTGGATCTTCTCACCCTGAGCGATGCCCGGGGGCGCCTGCTTATTCGCGGCGCCGCCGAGCCGTCCGCTGCCGTTGCGCATCCCGCCCCCCTCTCTCCCCCGGCGGCGCGAGCGTTGCGGGACGGCGCCTATTCCGGGGTGGTCCTGCTCGACAATGAGGCGCTGACCCGGGAAGGCGGCAGACTGGCGGAGCGGGCGCGGGTGGTCGGCGTCGACGGCGGCGAGGAGCGGCGCGGCATGCTCCTTCTCGGCGGGGCGCCGGTGCGCGCCGCCAGCGGCGAACTCCTCGGCGGGCTCTACGGCGGGGTGCTGCTCAATGGCAATCTGCCCCTGGTCGACCGCATCCGCGACATCGTCTACGGCGCCGAAAGTGCCGAAGGAGAAGCGCCGGGGAGCGCCACCCTCTTCGTCGGCGACCTGCGGGTCGCCACCACCGTGCGCCTGCCCGGCGGCGAACGGGCCGTCGGCACCCGGGTTTCGGCGGAAGTCGCCCGGGCGGTGCTGCGCGAGGGACAGAGCTGGCTGGCCCGGGCCCAGGTTCTCGACCGCTGGTATCTGACCGCCTACGAGCCGATCTTCGACCCCCAGCGACAGATCATCGGCGCCCTCTATGTCGGCCTGCTCGAAGCCCCTTTCGACCGGCTGAAAAATCTCGCCCACGCGTCCCTTTTCGGTCTGCTGCTGGTCGGCGGCGGCCTCGGCTATCTCTTCTCCCGGCAGATCGCCGACCATCTCTCCCGGCCCGTGCTGCGCCTGGCCGAGAGCGCCGAGCGGGTCGCCGCCGGGGAGCGGGACATCCGTTTGCCGGTGGCCGGGGAAGACGAGATCGGCCATCTGACCGCCGCCTTCAACCGCATGACCGCCGCCCTGCGCCAGCGAGACGAGGACCTCGGCAATCTCACCCGCGACCTGGAAGATCAGGTGGCGCACCGCACCGCCGAACTGGAGGAAAAAAGCCTCGCCCTGATTAAAGCCCAGGAGGAGTTGCTGCGCAGCGAAAAACTGGCGGCCATCGGTTCCCTCGCCGCCGGCGTCGCCCACGAGATCAACAACCCCGCCGCCATCATGCGTGGCAACGTCGAGATTTTGTTGATGGAAATCCCCCCCGGCGCCGAGGGGCGCGAGGAGGCGGAAGAGATTCTCAAGCAGACCGAGCGGGTCTCGCTGATCACCGCCAATCTGCTGGCCTTCGCCCGAGAGCAGGCGATCCATCCGGCGCCGGTGGACATCCCGAGCCTGATCGAGGAGATCCTCGCCCAGGTCAGTCATCAGGCCCCGCTCGCCGGCGTGCGCATCGAGCGCCGTCTCCCCACCGATCTGCCGCCGGTTATGGGCGACGGCGAGCGGCTGCGCCAGGTCTTCACCAACATCGTCCTCAACGCGGTGCAGGCCATGGACGGGCGGGGCGAACTGAGTCTGGAGGGGAGGAACGAGGGGGGCTTCGTGACGGTCACCGTCCGCGACAGCGGTTGCGGTATCGCCCCGGAGCTGCGGGAGAAGATTTTCAACCCCTTCTTCACCACCAAGAAGCGCGGCACCGGCCTGGGGCTCTCCATCTCCTACGGCATCGTCAAGGCCCACGGCGGCGACATTTCGGTCGAGAGCGCCGAGGGGCGGGGGAGCGGGTTTCATATCCGCTTGCCGCTGGCCGGCTAA
- a CDS encoding cytochrome-c peroxidase: protein MKKKWLALLGCVLFVGTAAGALAGTAEENLGQRLYFDQNLSLNQNQSCASCHLPAAGFADPMNVQDPWNSVVSLGSDITLNGGRNSPTSGYAAFIPPFAFDDAEGLYFGGQFWDGRADTLKDQAKGPFLNPVEMAMPDEAAVIAAIADPANKNYKQYVKLFASVYGIDLTTLDLNDPVQVLNAYDKTAQAIAVFEQSNRFVKFNSKFDYYLAGQAKLTAQELNGLALYEGKALCSACHPSAATINPDGTIMPPLFSDFTYDNLGIPKSMNPLIAENPVDYGLGGRLGDPAENGKFRVSSLRNIALTPPYGHNGYFATLEEIVRFYNTAGDGTWPAPEVAENVNRDELGHLGLTPQEEADLVAFLMTLSDGYKDKTPKNFVLPPMTPLN, encoded by the coding sequence ATGAAGAAGAAATGGCTCGCCCTGCTCGGCTGCGTCCTGTTCGTCGGCACTGCCGCCGGCGCCCTGGCCGGCACCGCTGAGGAAAACCTCGGCCAACGTCTCTACTTCGACCAGAACCTCTCCCTCAACCAAAACCAGTCCTGCGCCAGCTGCCACCTGCCCGCCGCCGGCTTCGCCGACCCCATGAACGTGCAGGATCCCTGGAACAGCGTGGTCTCCCTCGGCTCGGACATCACCCTGAACGGCGGGCGCAATTCACCGACCTCGGGCTACGCCGCCTTCATCCCTCCCTTCGCCTTCGATGACGCCGAAGGGCTTTATTTCGGCGGCCAGTTCTGGGACGGCCGCGCCGACACCCTCAAGGATCAGGCCAAGGGGCCTTTCCTCAATCCCGTGGAAATGGCCATGCCCGACGAAGCCGCGGTGATCGCCGCCATCGCCGATCCCGCCAACAAGAACTACAAGCAGTACGTCAAGCTCTTCGCCTCGGTCTACGGTATCGACCTGACCACCCTCGACCTCAACGATCCGGTCCAGGTACTGAACGCCTACGACAAGACCGCCCAGGCCATCGCCGTCTTCGAGCAGTCCAACCGCTTCGTCAAGTTCAATTCCAAGTTCGACTACTATCTGGCCGGACAGGCCAAACTGACCGCCCAGGAGCTGAACGGCCTGGCCCTCTATGAAGGCAAGGCGCTTTGTTCCGCCTGCCATCCGAGCGCGGCGACGATCAATCCCGACGGCACCATCATGCCGCCCCTCTTCAGCGACTTCACCTACGACAACCTGGGGATTCCCAAAAGCATGAACCCGCTGATCGCCGAAAATCCTGTTGACTACGGCCTCGGCGGTCGCCTGGGCGATCCGGCGGAAAACGGCAAGTTCCGGGTTTCCAGCCTGCGCAACATCGCCCTCACCCCGCCTTACGGGCATAACGGCTACTTCGCCACCCTCGAAGAGATCGTCCGTTTCTACAACACCGCCGGCGACGGCACCTGGCCCGCTCCGGAAGTGGCCGAAAACGTCAATCGCGACGAACTCGGCCATCTCGGCCTGACGCCCCAGGAAGAAGCGGACCTGGTCGCCTTCCTCATGACCCTGAGCGACGGCTACAAGGATAAGACACCGAAAAACTTCGTCCTGCCGCCGATGACGCCGCTCAACTAG
- a CDS encoding 16S rRNA (uracil(1498)-N(3))-methyltransferase: MNLILLFPEDFVATDRVLLSGRRLRHVLEVHRAAVGQCLCVGEAGGRIGRGEVLRLDDDGLELAVTFEREPPPPLPVTLLLTLPRPKVLKRVLLAATSLGVKRIVLMNSFRVEKSFWKSPALVGEGLREPLILGLEQARDTVLPEVLLKPLFKPFVEDELPALSVGSTRLVAHPLTERACPREVFSPVTLAVGPEGGFIPYEIEKLQEAGFLPCALGERILRVETAVTTLLARLF; this comes from the coding sequence ATGAATCTGATTTTACTTTTCCCCGAGGATTTCGTCGCAACCGATCGCGTCCTTCTGAGCGGACGGCGCCTGCGGCATGTGCTGGAGGTGCATCGGGCGGCGGTGGGGCAATGTCTGTGCGTGGGCGAGGCCGGGGGGAGGATCGGAAGGGGAGAGGTTCTGCGGCTGGACGATGATGGCCTGGAACTGGCGGTGACTTTCGAGCGGGAACCGCCGCCGCCCTTGCCGGTGACGCTGCTGCTGACCCTGCCCCGCCCCAAGGTGCTGAAGCGGGTGCTGCTGGCGGCGACCTCCCTGGGGGTGAAGCGGATCGTGCTGATGAACAGCTTTCGGGTGGAGAAGAGTTTCTGGAAGAGCCCGGCCCTGGTCGGCGAGGGGTTGCGGGAACCGCTGATCCTCGGGTTGGAACAGGCCCGCGATACGGTGCTGCCGGAGGTGCTGCTGAAGCCCCTGTTCAAACCGTTCGTCGAGGACGAACTCCCCGCCCTGAGCGTCGGGAGCACCCGCCTGGTCGCTCATCCTTTGACGGAACGGGCCTGCCCGCGGGAAGTCTTCAGCCCCGTGACCCTGGCGGTCGGCCCGGAAGGGGGTTTCATCCCCTATGAGATCGAAAAGTTGCAGGAGGCGGGATTTCTTCCCTGCGCCCTCGGCGAGCGCATCCTGCGGGTGGAGACCGCCGTGACCACGCTCTTGGCGCGGCTTTTCTGA
- a CDS encoding sigma-54-dependent transcriptional regulator, protein MENRILICDDEEGMLRYLGKMVKTWGYEVETFTSPTLLVRRLEETDGGGDLLLLDVKMPEMDGIEALRRVRKARPELTVVMMTGHGTIESAVEAMKLGAYDYLTKPFPQEKLFALIQHCLERERLIEENQSLKKELRERQTPTEPIFRSARFGEVVELARQVADSDSNVLILGESGTGKELIARLIHDAGPRANRRFLAVNCAAFSETLLESQLFGHIKGAFTGAVQAQKGLLDEAHEGTLFLDEVGDLSPSLQAKLLRALQLGEFIPVGATRPRQVDVRFVAATNKNLAEEVRQGNFREDLFYRLNVFALELPPLRERPEDIEPLVEHFLQLLARKSRRPPKGVTAAALTIMRGYHWPGNVRELENVVERGAILARGEYIDVAMLPFKPGAAPLAAAPAVSPPENVAPLGLREAERREMIRALRQTGWNKSQAALLLGVTRKTIDRKIKDFGLTPADLEERP, encoded by the coding sequence ATGGAAAATCGGATTCTGATCTGTGACGACGAAGAGGGGATGCTGCGCTACCTGGGGAAGATGGTCAAAACCTGGGGCTATGAGGTCGAGACCTTCACCAGTCCGACCCTTTTGGTTCGCCGTCTCGAAGAGACGGACGGGGGCGGCGATCTGCTGCTGCTCGACGTGAAGATGCCGGAGATGGACGGCATCGAGGCCCTGCGCCGGGTGCGCAAGGCCCGCCCCGAACTGACCGTGGTGATGATGACCGGACATGGCACCATCGAGTCGGCGGTGGAGGCGATGAAGCTCGGCGCCTACGATTATCTGACCAAGCCCTTTCCCCAGGAAAAGCTCTTCGCCCTCATCCAGCACTGCCTGGAACGGGAACGGCTGATCGAGGAAAACCAGTCGCTGAAAAAAGAGTTGCGCGAGCGCCAGACGCCGACAGAGCCGATCTTTCGCAGCGCCCGTTTCGGCGAAGTCGTCGAGCTGGCGCGGCAGGTCGCGGACAGCGACTCGAATGTCCTGATCCTCGGCGAGAGTGGCACCGGCAAGGAACTCATCGCCCGCCTCATCCATGACGCCGGTCCCCGGGCCAACCGGCGCTTTCTCGCCGTGAACTGCGCCGCCTTCTCGGAAACGCTCCTCGAAAGCCAGCTCTTCGGCCATATCAAGGGCGCCTTCACCGGTGCCGTCCAGGCGCAGAAGGGGCTCCTCGACGAAGCCCACGAGGGGACCCTCTTTCTCGACGAGGTCGGCGACCTCAGCCCCAGCCTGCAGGCCAAGCTGCTGCGCGCTCTGCAACTGGGCGAGTTCATTCCCGTCGGTGCGACCCGCCCGCGCCAAGTCGACGTGCGCTTCGTCGCCGCCACCAACAAGAACCTCGCCGAAGAGGTGCGCCAGGGGAATTTCCGCGAGGATCTCTTCTATCGGCTCAACGTCTTCGCTCTGGAACTGCCGCCGCTGCGGGAGCGCCCCGAGGATATCGAACCGCTGGTCGAGCACTTTCTCCAGCTGCTGGCACGCAAGTCCCGCCGTCCGCCTAAGGGGGTGACGGCGGCGGCCCTGACCATCATGCGCGGCTACCACTGGCCGGGGAATGTGCGCGAGCTGGAAAATGTCGTCGAGCGCGGGGCGATTCTCGCCCGCGGGGAATACATCGACGTCGCCATGCTCCCCTTCAAGCCGGGCGCCGCTCCCCTCGCCGCCGCGCCCGCTGTCTCCCCTCCCGAAAACGTCGCCCCTCTCGGGCTGCGTGAGGCCGAGCGTCGCGAGATGATCCGGGCTCTGCGCCAGACCGGCTGGAACAAGAGCCAGGCGGCTCTGCTCCTTGGCGTCACCCGCAAGACCATCGACCGCAAGATCAAGGATTTCGGCCTCACTCCCGCCGACCTGGAAGAGCGGCCATGA
- a CDS encoding 4Fe-4S dicluster domain-containing protein, with translation MSGRKDFSQDMAFLIDMTKCTGCRGCQVACKQWNQLPAEETTFFTGEGYQNPPAMSEHTFTRIKFRDYQKNGQNEFAFYKEMCMHCNEPACASVCPVGAFEKTPEGPVVYHSERCIGCRFCMIACPFGVPKYEWSKAFPLVRKCTGCYSRVKEGLEPACATACPTAISYGPRGEMIKEAERRITAHPDKYLPKVYGKEEAGGTGVIYLTALPFDELGFKPVTMRALPSYTWQALRLVPGIFIGVGGTLSAITWFQHRKERIRKAQEEAQGTAPTATEDSANEHKENPK, from the coding sequence ATGAGCGGCCGCAAGGACTTTTCCCAGGATATGGCGTTTCTCATCGACATGACCAAATGTACCGGCTGCCGGGGCTGCCAGGTCGCCTGCAAGCAGTGGAACCAGCTGCCGGCGGAGGAGACGACCTTCTTCACCGGCGAGGGCTACCAGAATCCACCGGCGATGAGCGAACACACCTTTACCCGCATCAAGTTCCGCGACTACCAGAAAAACGGGCAGAACGAGTTCGCCTTCTACAAAGAGATGTGCATGCACTGCAACGAGCCGGCCTGCGCCTCGGTCTGCCCGGTCGGCGCCTTCGAGAAGACCCCGGAAGGGCCGGTCGTCTACCATTCGGAGCGCTGCATCGGCTGCCGCTTCTGCATGATCGCCTGCCCCTTCGGCGTGCCCAAGTACGAGTGGAGCAAGGCCTTTCCCCTGGTGCGCAAGTGCACCGGCTGCTACAGCCGGGTCAAGGAAGGGCTGGAACCGGCCTGCGCCACCGCCTGCCCGACGGCGATCAGCTATGGCCCCCGGGGCGAGATGATCAAGGAAGCGGAGCGGCGTATCACCGCCCATCCCGACAAATACCTGCCCAAGGTCTATGGCAAGGAGGAAGCGGGCGGCACCGGGGTCATCTACCTCACCGCCCTCCCCTTCGACGAGCTTGGCTTCAAGCCGGTGACGATGCGGGCACTCCCCTCTTACACCTGGCAGGCGCTGCGCCTGGTCCCCGGCATCTTCATCGGCGTCGGCGGTACCCTCTCGGCCATCACCTGGTTCCAGCACCGCAAGGAACGCATCCGCAAGGCCCAGGAAGAGGCCCAGGGGACGGCCCCGACGGCGACCGAAGATTCCGCGAACGAGCATAAGGAGAACCCGAAATGA
- the nrfD gene encoding NrfD/PsrC family molybdoenzyme membrane anchor subunit produces the protein MTPARVILNEIQGYHRFIKFLIFLVFLAAVGSAIRFIFGLGATTNLNDTYPWGLWISFDVVTAVPLAAGAFTIGVVAHVFHIRKLEPLVRPAIVTGFLGYSLVCVGLMLDLGQPHRGIYVLFPWNWNVHSPMFEVSMCVMAYTTVLFLEFLHPVSERFGWHIPLRLLRNLQLPFAILAAMISTLHQSTLGTFFLIAVDKLHPLWYNPLLPLQFWLSAIFTGLAIVILEASLVHRYMGQPDESDLLATLTRIIPWVMGAYMLVKLYALLVLAEGPFFDRPVLTTLFIAEIVIGLLLPFWMFLQHRIRSDKGMQLRAAGLVIFGLILNRFNVSMFGMILPGQEIYAPNFLESMVTVGIIAAHILFFVLIAKYFPVFEHHPETVDYTIPDRFRKIEGAQAEAKAASHGG, from the coding sequence ATGACCCCGGCCAGAGTGATTCTCAACGAAATACAGGGCTATCATCGCTTCATCAAATTCCTGATCTTCCTGGTCTTTCTGGCGGCCGTCGGTTCGGCGATCCGCTTCATTTTCGGCCTGGGAGCGACCACCAATCTCAACGACACCTATCCCTGGGGGCTGTGGATCTCCTTCGACGTCGTCACCGCCGTGCCGCTGGCGGCGGGGGCCTTCACCATCGGCGTGGTCGCCCACGTCTTCCACATCCGCAAGCTCGAACCGCTGGTGCGGCCGGCGATCGTCACCGGTTTTCTCGGCTATTCGCTGGTCTGCGTCGGGCTGATGCTCGACCTCGGCCAGCCGCACCGGGGGATTTACGTCCTCTTCCCCTGGAACTGGAACGTCCATTCGCCCATGTTCGAAGTCTCCATGTGCGTCATGGCCTACACCACCGTCCTCTTCCTGGAGTTTCTCCATCCGGTGTCGGAGCGCTTCGGCTGGCACATCCCCCTGCGGCTGCTGCGTAACCTGCAACTGCCCTTCGCCATCCTGGCGGCGATGATCTCGACGTTGCACCAGTCGACCCTCGGCACCTTCTTCCTCATCGCCGTCGACAAGCTCCACCCCCTCTGGTACAACCCGCTGCTCCCCTTGCAGTTCTGGCTCTCGGCGATCTTCACCGGGCTTGCCATCGTCATTCTCGAAGCGAGCCTGGTCCACCGCTACATGGGTCAGCCGGACGAATCGGACCTGCTCGCCACCCTGACTCGGATCATCCCCTGGGTCATGGGTGCCTACATGCTGGTCAAGCTCTATGCCCTGCTCGTTCTGGCCGAAGGCCCCTTCTTCGACCGGCCGGTGCTCACCACCCTCTTCATCGCCGAGATCGTCATCGGCCTGCTGCTCCCCTTCTGGATGTTCCTGCAACACCGCATCCGTTCCGACAAAGGCATGCAGCTGCGGGCCGCCGGACTGGTGATCTTCGGTCTGATTCTCAACCGTTTCAACGTCTCGATGTTCGGCATGATTCTGCCGGGACAGGAGATCTACGCCCCGAACTTTCTCGAATCGATGGTCACGGTCGGCATCATCGCCGCCCACATCCTCTTCTTCGTGCTGATCGCCAAATACTTCCCGGTCTTCGAACACCACCCGGAGACGGTCGACTACACCATCCCCGACCGCTTTCGCAAGATCGAAGGGGCGCAGGCCGAAGCCAAGGCGGCCTCCCACGGCGGCTAG
- the fdnG gene encoding formate dehydrogenase-N subunit alpha: MGISRRNFLKGSGLAAGTLALSGKKAKASADAPHLRTKGLQVSTTVCPYCAVGCGMLVHTKNGKIVNIEGDPEHPINQGALCSKGSALFQVANNERRLSKVQYRAAGSDKWEEKSWDWTMNRIAELMKDSRDKHFVKTETRDGKTYTVNRNEGMAFLGGAALDSEECYLWSKFSRAMGVAYLEHQARIUHSATVAGLAASFGRGAMTNHWNDIQHADVIVCIGSNPAENHPISFKYVEKAMDRGAKLISVDPRYTRTSSKADIYAQLRPGTDIAFIGGIINHALKNDLIHRDYVVNYTNASFLIDDGFAYADGLFSGYTQETFSYDKTSWKYRTDAEGRPLRDPSLQDPRCVYQLLKAHYAEYTPELVCEITGTAIQDFTAVARTLCETARPDKAATIMYAMGTTQHTYGTQNVRSYAMLQLLLGNIGIAGGGINALRGEANVQGSTDMALLYHIIPGYLKSPEVTDLDLADYLAKITPKATDEKSANWWSNTPKYVVSLLKAWWGDQATAANDFAFDYLPKRSGNYSFIMLMDRLQQGGFDGLFCMGTNPIVGGPDSLAIGEGLAKLKWMVAVDLWETDTSVFWKRPGVDPKEIQTEVFLLPAASSVEKQGSVSNSGRWAQWRYKAVDPPGEAESDAFIIDQLYRRLKDLYAKGGVFPEPIVNLAWNYGDGHEPDIEMVAREINGQFTRDVAINGKLYKKGQQVPAFAALQADGSTLSGNWLYCGSYTEAGNLMQRRGKEDPTGLEMYHNWAWCWPVNRRILYNRASVDPDGRPWNPKRKVIAWNELTGKWEGDVPDGPWPPMNKPDGRYPFIMNAEGFGRLYAAGLADGPFPVHYEPMESPTGNLLCSQQTNPAVRPPAKLSNREKFPYIGTTYRVSEHWQAGAMTRNLPWLVELVPDMFVEMSEGLASWKGIKNGDMVTISSERGHIQARALVTSRIKPLRIGGRMVEQVGLPWHFGFAGLATGDSANVLTAAVGCANTTIPEYKAFLCNIEKGGIEA; encoded by the coding sequence ATGGGTATTTCACGAAGAAACTTTCTCAAGGGAAGCGGACTGGCCGCCGGCACCCTGGCGCTGAGCGGCAAAAAAGCCAAGGCAAGCGCCGACGCCCCGCACCTGCGCACCAAGGGCTTGCAGGTGAGCACCACCGTCTGCCCCTATTGCGCGGTCGGCTGCGGCATGCTGGTCCACACCAAAAACGGCAAGATCGTCAATATCGAGGGGGATCCCGAGCATCCCATCAACCAGGGGGCGCTCTGCTCCAAGGGGAGCGCCCTCTTCCAGGTGGCCAACAACGAACGGCGGCTGAGCAAGGTGCAGTACCGGGCCGCCGGCAGCGACAAGTGGGAAGAGAAGTCCTGGGACTGGACGATGAACCGCATCGCCGAGCTGATGAAGGACTCCCGCGACAAGCACTTCGTCAAGACCGAGACCCGCGACGGCAAGACCTACACCGTCAACCGCAACGAGGGGATGGCCTTTCTCGGCGGCGCCGCCCTCGACAGCGAGGAATGTTACCTGTGGAGCAAGTTCTCCCGGGCCATGGGCGTTGCCTATCTCGAACATCAGGCACGAATATGACACAGCGCCACGGTTGCCGGTCTGGCAGCCTCCTTCGGTCGCGGCGCAATGACCAACCACTGGAACGACATCCAGCATGCCGACGTCATCGTCTGCATCGGCTCCAATCCCGCCGAGAACCATCCGATCTCCTTCAAATATGTTGAGAAGGCGATGGATCGCGGTGCCAAGCTTATTTCCGTCGATCCCCGCTACACCCGCACCTCCTCCAAGGCCGATATCTACGCCCAGTTGCGGCCAGGAACGGATATCGCCTTTATCGGCGGCATCATCAACCATGCCCTGAAAAATGACCTGATCCATCGGGACTACGTCGTCAATTACACCAACGCCTCCTTCCTCATCGACGATGGTTTCGCCTACGCGGACGGCCTCTTCTCCGGCTATACCCAGGAAACCTTCAGCTACGACAAGACCAGCTGGAAATACCGGACCGACGCCGAGGGCCGGCCGCTGCGCGACCCGAGCCTGCAAGATCCGCGCTGCGTCTACCAGCTGCTCAAGGCCCATTACGCCGAGTACACCCCGGAGCTGGTCTGCGAGATCACCGGCACGGCGATCCAGGATTTCACCGCCGTCGCCCGGACCCTGTGCGAAACCGCCCGCCCGGACAAGGCGGCGACCATCATGTACGCCATGGGCACCACCCAGCACACCTACGGCACCCAGAACGTGCGCTCCTACGCCATGCTGCAACTGCTCCTCGGCAACATCGGCATCGCCGGCGGCGGCATCAACGCCCTGCGCGGCGAGGCCAACGTCCAGGGCTCGACGGACATGGCCCTGCTCTACCACATCATTCCCGGCTACCTGAAGTCGCCGGAAGTCACCGACCTCGACCTGGCCGACTATCTGGCCAAGATCACCCCCAAGGCGACCGACGAGAAGAGCGCCAACTGGTGGAGCAACACCCCCAAATACGTCGTCAGCCTGCTCAAGGCCTGGTGGGGCGATCAGGCCACGGCGGCCAACGACTTCGCCTTCGATTACCTGCCCAAGCGCAGCGGCAACTATTCCTTCATCATGCTCATGGATCGCCTGCAGCAGGGGGGCTTCGACGGCCTCTTCTGCATGGGCACCAACCCCATTGTCGGCGGTCCCGACTCCCTGGCCATCGGCGAAGGGCTGGCCAAGCTCAAGTGGATGGTGGCGGTCGACCTCTGGGAAACGGACACCAGCGTCTTCTGGAAACGTCCCGGGGTCGATCCGAAAGAGATCCAGACCGAGGTCTTCCTCTTGCCCGCCGCCAGTTCCGTGGAGAAGCAGGGGAGCGTTTCCAATTCGGGACGCTGGGCCCAGTGGCGTTACAAGGCGGTCGATCCCCCGGGCGAGGCGGAAAGCGACGCCTTCATCATCGATCAGCTTTACCGGCGGCTCAAGGACCTCTACGCCAAAGGCGGCGTCTTTCCCGAACCGATCGTCAACCTGGCGTGGAACTACGGCGACGGCCATGAGCCGGACATCGAAATGGTCGCCCGGGAGATCAACGGCCAGTTCACCCGCGACGTGGCGATCAACGGCAAGCTCTACAAAAAAGGCCAGCAGGTGCCGGCTTTCGCCGCGCTCCAGGCCGACGGTTCGACCCTCTCGGGCAACTGGCTCTACTGCGGCTCCTACACCGAGGCGGGCAACCTCATGCAACGCCGGGGGAAGGAAGACCCGACCGGTCTGGAGATGTACCACAACTGGGCCTGGTGCTGGCCGGTCAACCGCCGCATCCTCTACAACCGCGCCTCCGTCGATCCCGACGGCCGGCCGTGGAATCCCAAGCGCAAGGTCATCGCCTGGAACGAGCTGACCGGCAAGTGGGAAGGGGATGTTCCCGACGGTCCTTGGCCGCCGATGAACAAACCCGACGGCCGCTATCCCTTCATCATGAACGCCGAAGGCTTCGGCCGGCTCTACGCGGCGGGCCTCGCCGACGGCCCCTTCCCGGTCCATTACGAGCCGATGGAAAGCCCCACCGGCAACCTGCTCTGCTCGCAACAGACCAACCCGGCGGTGCGGCCGCCGGCCAAACTCAGCAACCGCGAGAAGTTCCCCTACATCGGCACCACCTACCGAGTTTCCGAGCACTGGCAGGCCGGGGCCATGACCCGCAACCTCCCCTGGCTGGTGGAACTTGTTCCCGACATGTTCGTGGAAATGAGCGAAGGGCTGGCGAGCTGGAAGGGGATCAAGAACGGCGACATGGTGACCATCTCCTCCGAGCGGGGGCATATCCAGGCCCGGGCGCTGGTAACCTCGCGCATCAAGCCGTTGCGCATCGGCGGGCGGATGGTGGAACAGGTGGGACTCCCCTGGCACTTCGGCTTCGCCGGACTGGCCACCGGGGACAGCGCCAACGTGCTGACCGCGGCGGTCGGCTGCGCCAACACCACGATCCCCGAATACAAGGCATTTCTGTGCAACATCGAGAAAGGGGGGATTGAGGCATGA